Proteins co-encoded in one Brassica rapa cultivar Chiifu-401-42 chromosome A02, CAAS_Brap_v3.01, whole genome shotgun sequence genomic window:
- the LOC103850453 gene encoding protein SODIUM POTASSIUM ROOT DEFECTIVE 1 gives MLCASQASRRDICSTMEPSSATIRLGGRAIDRHNPIIRDGRRFTPPPSPNHNSSTSSASSSTYHTPLKTRLGLESSEQPRVAKRKSKKGQCNGGKTPIGCPNSDTPHGPSRYLLSNPVFFDGFVDSDPIPLPIEPEITMCDELDKIHEDRLVINASKHLSSSSFLEKKQPDFFDGFLDYDPVMSSDNPFSEPTKASPTASQSSLADQDVSSPDLKFSPPPPPSPPPPEKSSSSDQVVILRVSLHCKGCAGKVKKHLSKLKGVTSFKIDFAAKKVTVTGDVTPLTVLSTISKVKNAQFWPEIIKK, from the exons ATGTTATGTGCCTCTCAAGCATCAAGAAGAGATATTTGCTCAACCATGGAACCTTCTTCAGCCACGATCCGGCTAGGTGGTCGAGCCATCGACCGTCATAACCCAATCATACGTGACGGTCGGAGGTTCACTCCTCCACCTTCTCCAAATCATAATTCCTCCACCTCTTCTGCCTCTTCTTCTACTTATCATACTCCTCTTAAGACTAGACTAGGTCTAGAGAGTAGCGAGCAACCACGCGTTGCGAAGAGGAAGAGCAAGAAAGGTCAATGTAACGGTGGTAAGACACCTATTGGTTGTCCTAACAGTGACACTCCTCATGGCCCTTCAAGGTACTTATTGAGCAACCCGGTTTTCTTCGACGGGTTTGTGGATTCTGATCCGATTCCGTTACCTATCGAACCTGAGATAACCATGTGTGATGAGTTGGATAAGATTCATGAAGATAGATTGGTAATAAACGCCTCTAAgcatctctcttcttcttctttcttggaGAAGAAGCAACCTGATTTCTTTGATGGGTTCTTGGATTATGACCCTGTTATGTCTTCGGATAATCCTTTCTCTGAACCTACAAAAGCTTCTCCGACAGCATCTCAAAGCTCTCTTGCAGATCAAGATGTTTCATCTCCTGATCTCAAattctctcctcctcctccaccctctccaccaccaccggaGAAGAGCTCATCATCCGATCAA GTGGTAATACTGAGAGTGTCACTTCACTGCAAAGGCTGTGCAGGGAAGGTCAAGAAACATCTTTCAAAATTGAAAG GAGTGACGTCGTTTAAGATAGACTTCGCTGCAAAGAAGGTTACCGTGACGGGAGACGTAACACCATTAACTGTGTTGTCGACTATTTCCAAAGTTAAAAATGCACAGTTCTGGCCTGAGATTATTAAGAAGTGa
- the LOC103850454 gene encoding 60S ribosomal protein L35-4 has translation MARIKVHELRERSKTDLQNQLQEFKAELALLRVAKVTGGAPSKLSKIKVVRKSIAQVLTVISQKQKLALREAYKSKKLLPLDLRPKKTRAIRRRLTKHQVSLKTEREKKKEMYFPLRKYAIKV, from the exons ATGG CGAGAATTAAGGTTCACGAGCTCAGAGAGAGATCGAAGACGGATCTTCAGAACCAGCTTCAGGAGTTCAAGGCTGAGCTCGCCCTCCTCCGTGTCGCTAAAGTTACCGGAGGTGCACCTAGCAAGCTCTCCAAAAT CAAGGTGGTGAGGAAATCCATTGCTCAGGTTCTGACAGTGATCTCACAGAAACAGAAACTAGCACTAAGGGAAGCATACAAGAGCAAGAAGTTGTTGCCTCTTGATCTCCGTCCCAAGAAGACACGTGCTATCCGTAGACGTCTTACCAAGCATCAG GTCTCTTTGAAGACAGAgcgtgagaagaagaaagaaatgtaTTTCCCTCTGAGGAAGTATGCTATCAAAGTCTAG
- the LOC103850455 gene encoding E3 ubiquitin-protein ligase SGR9, amyloplastic has product MEEERTTIIMTSLSILSPSHLTNLTHTILSISHHHRRRLAAVLSSPTLFSLTLHHLLSLSLPQKILLIATHLLSLLHPLLLHRDHHNPPLSAAKMKLRDLDAVVLLLFLCETHQLDPDVLEASADNWREILGNMCSDNMLNSISGLWTCDAGILMPYIETLVRCKRFVDIMRNHNHLGLGVGKEGYEIPAARAAVVALRAVEVSNAAGEVECVICKEEMGEGRDVCEMPCQHLFHWKCILPWLSKRNTCPFCRFQLPTDDVFSEIQRLWEILVKTTELDVA; this is encoded by the coding sequence ATGGAAGAAGAAAGAACCACAATCATCATGACCTCACTCTCTATACTCTCTCCTTCACACCTCACGAATCTTACTCACACCATTCTCTCTATCTCCCACCACCATCGCCGTCGTCTCGCCGCCGTCCTCTCCTCTCCGACGCTTTTCTCCCTCACTCTCCACCACCTCCTTTCTCTATCCCTTCCCCAAAAAATCCTCCTCATCGCCACTCACCTCCTTTCTCTTCTCCACCCTCTTCTACTCCACCGCGACCACCACAATCCCCCCTTATCTGCCGCCAAGATGAAGCTCCGGGACCTCGACGCAGTGGTACTCCTCCTCTTTCTCTGTGAAACACACCAGCTTGATCCAGATGTTCTAGAAGCTTCAGCTGATAATTGGCGGGAAATACTCGGTAACATGTGCTCTGACAATATGCTAAATAGTATCTCCGGTCTGTGGACTTGCGACGCCGGAATCTTGATGCCTTACATAGAAACCCTAGTTAGATGCAAAAGATTCGTCGACATAATGAGAAACCACAACCACCTTGGCCTTGGAGTAGGGAAAGAAGGATATGAAATCCCGGCGGCTAGAGCAGCTGTGGTGGCGCTACGTGCGGTTGAGGTGTCAAACGCCGCCGGAGAAGTAGAATGCGTGATATGCAAGGAAGAGATGGGTGAAGGAAGAGATGTTTGTGAAATGCCATGTCAGCATTTGTTCCATTGGAAGTGTATCTTGCCATGGCTAAGCAAGAGAAACACATGTCCGTTCTGTAGGTTTCAACTTCCCACCGACGACGTCTTCTCGGAGATCCAACGGCTATGGGAGATCCTCGTCAAGACCACCGAGTTAGACGTGGCGTGA
- the LOC103850456 gene encoding probable protein phosphatase 2C 67, with protein MNKSCWRSKISPTKNDGLTWYKDLGLHTFGEISMAMIQANSVMEDQCQIESGPLTFNNLAVQGTFVGVYDGHGGPEASRFIADNLFPNLKKFASEGGEVSEEVMRNAFAETDEDFIKAVKKQWRKNPQMASVGSCCLAGVICNGLVYIANAGDSRAVLGRSERGGVRAVQLSVEHNANVESARQELWSMHPNDPNILVMKHRMWRVKGIIQVTKSLGDAYLKRAEFNREPLLPKYRVAEHFTEPILSADPSVTVTRLKAEDEFMILASDGLWEHLSNQEAVDIVHSSPRQGVARRLVKAALKEAAKKREMRYSDLQEINPGVRRHFHDDITVVVVYLDPQMVQANGWASPLSVRGGYPMH; from the exons ATGAATAAATCCTGTTGGAGAAGTAAGATCAGTCCTACAAAGAATGATGGATTGACATGGTATAAAGATCTTGGCCTTCACACCTTTGGAGAGATTTCAATGGCAATGATCCAAGCCAACAGTGTGATGGAGGATCAGTGCCAGATCGAATCAGGGCCATTGACATTCAACAACCTTGCAGTTCAAGGCACTTTTGTTGGAGTTTACGATGGACATGGAGGTCCAGAGGCTTCCAGATTCATTGCAGACAACCTCTTCCCCAATTTAAAGA AGTTTGCCTCTGAGGGTGGAGAGGTTTCCGAGGAGGTGATGAGGAACGCATTTGCAGAGACGGACGAAGATTTTATCAAGGCGGTGAAGAAGCAATGGCGGAAGAACCCACAGATGGCATCAGTGGGTTCATGTTGCTTGGCGGGAGTGATATGCAACGGACTGGTGTATATTGCAAACGCAGGAGACTCAAGGGCAGTGTTGGGAAGATCCGAGAGAGGTGGAGTGAGAGCTGTTCAGTTATCAGTAGAGCACAATGCCAATGTAGAGTCTGCGAGACAAGAGCTATGGTCAATGCATCCTAATGACCCCAACATTCTTGTGATGAAACACCGAATGTGGCGTGTGAAAGGCATCATCCAG GTCACAAAATCGTTAGGTGATGCATACTTAAAAAGAGCAGAGTTCAATAGAGAGCCGTTGCTGCCCAAATACAGAGTAGCAGAACATTTCACCGAGCCAATACTTAGTGCGGATCCATCAGTCACGGTTACTAGGCTTAAAGCAGAAGACGAGTTTATGATTCTTGCTTCAGATGGGCTTTGGGAGCATCTTAGCAACCAGGAAGCTGTTGATATTGTACATAGTTCCCCTCGCCAA GGAGTAGCACGGAGACTAGTCAAAGCTGCATTGAAGGAAGCAGCAAAGAAAAGAGAGATGAGATACTCAGACTTGCAAGAGATCAATCCGGGTGTTAGAAGGCATTTCCATGACGATATAACCGTTGTTGTGGTCTATCTCGATCCCCAAATGGTCCAAGCCAATGGCTGGGCTTCTCCACTGTCAGTAAGAGGTGGCTACCCAATGCATTGA
- the LOC103850457 gene encoding protein MODIFIER OF SNC1 11: protein MASNGVTVENVSGEIPKKIVDLNIAEPDEILDGEVKESTDVSGEKKDESDSKSAGDASPVDDVQKKIRRAERFGVSVKLTEEEKRNSRAERFGTVAAVKDSQGTKKAEDLKRKARADRFGAPAKVDNTEEEAKKKARLARFGKDTKVDSAEDDKRKARALRFSKPASEASSDLPGKLDISKEAAVSGNAA, encoded by the exons ATGGCGAGCAACGGAGTTACGGTGGAGAATGTCTCTGGTGAAATCCCCAAGAAAATCGTTGACCTCAACATTGCGGAGCCAGATGAGATTCTCGACGGAGAAGTGAAGGAATCCACTGATGTTTCTGGTGAGAAGAAGGACGAATCGGACTCCAAGTCGGCTGGTGATGCATCTCCGGTGGATGATGTTCAGAAGAAGATTCGACGTGCGGAGAGGTTTGGAGTCTCTGTGAAGCTAACCGAAGAGGAGAAGCGCAATTCTCGCGCTGAGAG GTTTGGGACTGTAGCAGCTGTGAAGGACTCACAGGGAACGAAGAAAGCTGAGGACTTGAAGCGAAAAGCCAGAGCTGACAG GTTTGGGGCTCCTGCTAAAGTTGATAACACTGAGGAAGAGGCTAAGAAGAAAGCTAGGCTTGCTCGCTTTGGGAAAGATACTAAAGTTGATTCTGCTGAAGATGATAAACGCAAAGCTAGGGCGCTCAG GTTTTCCAAACCTGCTTCTGAGGCATCTTCAGATTTACCTGGGAAGCTAGATATTAGCAAG GAGGCAGCTGTTTCTGGAAACGCTGCCTAA
- the LOC103850458 gene encoding glutathione S-transferase L1 codes for MALSHILVEDRQVPLDATSDLPTLFDGTTRLYISYTCPFAQRVWITRNLKGLQENIKLVPIDLPNRPAWFKEKVNPANKVPALEHNGKIMGESLDLIKYVDSNFEGPSLYPLDPEKRDFGEDMLKYVDTTFTKVVFGSFKGDPAKDTAPVFDHLENALQKFDDGPFFLGDLSLVDVAYIPFVQRFQVFLGEVFKYDITAGRPKLAAWIEEMNKMVAYTQTITDSEYVINFFKKFM; via the exons ATGGCTTTATCTCATAT TTTGGTAGAAGATCGTCAAGTTCCTCTTGATGCTACCTCCGATCTACCTACTTTATTCGACGGAACCACACg GTTGTACATAAGCTATACTTGCCCATTTGCACAACGTGTTTGGATTACAAGAAACCTCAAG GGTCTGCAAGAGAATATCAAATTGGTTCCTATAGACCTTCCTAATAGACCAGCTTGGTTCAAGGAGAAAGTGAATCCTGCAAACAAG GTACCTGCTCTTGAACACAATGGCAAAATCATGGGGGAGAGTCTAGATTTAATCAAATATGTGGATAGCAATTTCGAGGGTCCTTCACTTTACCCCCTG gatCCTGAAAAGAGAGACTTTGGTGAAGACATGTTGAAATATGTTGATACAACATTCACTAAAGTTGTGTTTGGCTCTTTCAAAGGTGACCCGGCTAAAGATACGG CACCGGTCTTCGATCACTTGGAAAATGCTTTACAAAAGTTTGATGATGGCCCATTCTTCCTCGGCGACCTTAGCTTG GTTGATGTCGCATATATCCCGTTCGTTCAACGATTTCAAGTCTTCCTTGGCGAAGTTTTCAAGTACGATATTACTGCTGGACGTCCAAAACTAGCTGCTTGGATTGAG GAAATGAATAAGATGGTCGCATATACGCAGACCATAACCGACTCGGAATATGTCATCAACTTTTTCAAAAAGTTCATG TAA
- the LOC103850459 gene encoding glutathione S-transferase L3 — MASPSVLEHRPASLDATADPPALFDGTTRLYTSYGCPYAQRVWITRNFKGLQEKIKLVPLNLGNRPAWYKDKVYPENKVPALEHNGKIIGESLDLIKYLDNTFEGPSLFPEDQAKREFGEELLKYTDTFTKTMWASLKGDPFTETAPVLDYLENALYKFDDGPFFLGQFSLVDIAYIPFIERFQIALNELFKCDITVERPKLSAWIEEMNKIDAYVQTKTDSKEIVEIFKRKLM; from the exons ATGGCTTCTCCTTC TGTTCTAGAGCATCGTCCAGCTTCACTCGATGCTACAGCAGATCCACCCGCTCTGTTCGATGGAACCACAAG aTTGTACACAAGCTACGGTTGCCCATATGCTCAACGTGTTTGGATCACCAGAAACTTCAAG GGTCTGCAAGAAAAGATTAAGCTTGTTCCTTTGAATCTTGGGAATAGGCCTGCTTGGTACAAGGACAAAGTCTATCCTGAAAACAAG GTGCCAGCACTTGAGCACAATGGCAAAATCATAGGGGAGAGTCTTGATTTGATCAAGTATCTCGATAACACTTTTGAAGGCCCTTCCCTCTTCCCTGAGGATCAAGCAAAAAGAGAGTTTGGAGAAGAGTTGTTGAAGTACACTGATACATTCACCAAGACTATGTGGGCGTCCCTCAAAGGAGATCCTTTTACAGAAACCG CACCTGTGTTGGACTATCTGGAAAACGCTCTGTATAAGTTTGATGATGGGCCATTCTTCCTCGGCCAGTTTAGCTTG GTTGATATCGCCTATATACCGTTCATCGAAAGGTTTCAAATCGCACTCAATGAACTATTCAAGTGTGACATTACTGTAGAACGTCCCAAACTATCAGCTTGGATCGAg GAAATGAACAAGATTGATGCCTATGTACAAACGAAGACCGACTCAAAGGAGATTGTGGAGATTTTCAAGAGAAAACTCATG TAA
- the LOC103850462 gene encoding probable serine/threonine-protein kinase PBL7 yields MGWIPCSGKSSGKTKKRSDSDENLSRNCSVSASERSKAKSSVSESRSRGSDNIVAQTFTFSELATATRNFRKECLIGEGGFGRVYKGYLASTGQTAAIKQLDHNGLQGNREFLVEVLMLSLLHHPNLVNLIGYCADGDQRLLVYEYMPLGSLEDHLHDISPGKQPLDWNTRMKIAAGAAKGLEYLHDKTMPPVIYRDLKCSNILLGDDYFPKLSDFGLAKLGPVGDKSHVSTRVMGTYGYCAPEYAMTGQLTLKSDVYSFGVVLLEIITGRKAIDNSRCTGEQNLVAWARPLFKDRRKFSQMADPMIQGQYPPRGLYQALAVAAMCVQEQPNLRPVIADVVTALTYLASQRFDPMSQPVQGSLFGPGTPPRSKRVV; encoded by the exons ATGGGTTGGATCCCGTGCTCTGGGAAATCGAGTGGGAAGACTAAGAAGAGGAGCGACAGTGACGAAAACCTCAGCAGAAATTGTTCTGTCTCTGCTTCAG AGAGATCTAAGGCCAAATCGTCGGTGAGTGAATCCAGAAGCAGAGGGTCTGATAACATTGTGGCACAAACGTTTACATTCTCTGAGCTAGCTACTGCCACTAGAAACTTCAGGAAAGAATGTCTTATAGGAGAAGGAGGATTTGGTAGAGTTTACAAAGGCTACTTAGCAAGCACTGGCCAG ACAGCGGCTATCAAGCAGCTTGATCATAATGGTTTACAAGGAAACAGAGAGTTCCTCGTTGAGGTGCTCATGTTGAGTCTTCTTCATCACCCAAATCTTGTGAACCTAATCGGTTATTGTGCTGATGGAGATCAAAGGCTTCTCGTCTATGAATACATGCCTCTTGGGTCACTTGAAGATCATTTGCACG ACATTTCACCTGGTAAGCAGCCACTTGACTGGAACACCAGAATGAAAATAGCTGCAGGTGCTGCAAAAGGTCTGGAGTATCTGCACGACAAAACCATGCCTCCAGTGATCTACCGGGACTTGAAATGCTCCAACATTTTGCTCGGAGATGACTACTTCCCGAAGCTATCTGACTTCGGTTTGGCCAAACTTGGCCCAGTGGGTGACAAGTCTCATGTCTCCACTCGGGTTATGGGAACTTACGGATACTGTGCTCCCGAGTATGCAATGACAGGGCAGCTAACGCTCAAATCAGACGTTTATAGCTTCGGTGTGGTTCTTTTGGAGATTATAACCGGTAGGAAAGCTATAGACAATTCAAGATGTACTGGAGAACAGAATCTGGTTGCGTGG GCAAGGCCTCTGTTTAAAGACAGGAGGAAATTCTCTCAAATGGCTGATCCAATGATTCAAGGTCAATACCCTCCGAGAGGATTGTACCAAGCACTCGCTGTGGCGGCAATGTGCGTGCAAGAGCAGCCAAATCTAAGGCCTGTTATCGCTGATGTTGTCACTGCACTCACTTACCTAGCTTCCCAAAGGTTTGATCCTATGTCTCAGCCAGTCCAAGGCTCTCTTTTCGGTCCTGGGACTCCACCTAGATCAAAGAGGGTGGTCTGA
- the LOC103850461 gene encoding two-component response regulator-like APRR7 isoform X2 yields the protein MLLTTFPCECFSFVVAVMSSHDSMGLIFKCLSKGAVDFLVKPIRKNELKILWQHVWRRCQSSSGSGSESGTHQTQKSVKSKNIIKSDNDSGHSGENENGSIGLNASDGSSDGSGAQSSWTKKAVEVDDSPRAVSLWDRADSTCAQVVHSNPEFPNNHLVAAPAEKETQEQDEKIEDVTMGRDLEISIRRNDDPKDEPLTKTTGIVRQENSFEKSSSKWKLKVGKGPLDLNSESPSSKQMHEDGGSGFKALSSHLQDNREPEAPNPHCKTLDTSEAAVKNSEELMDVEHSSKRHRGTKDDGAIVREDRNVLRRSEGSAFSRYNPAANNNKLHDNNCQDITKKTEAACDCHLNMNEGLRNNHHSRVGSNNLEMSSTTGAPKVSSAGSSSVKHSSIQPLLPCDHRNHHHHSSYNPAHIPEQKLPPQRGSSNVYNEVIEGNNNNKVNYSVNGSGSGSGHGSNDPYGSSNGMNAGGGMNTGSANGDGGGSGDGSGSGSGSGSGNVADENKMSQREAALTKFRQKRKERCFRKKVRYQSRKKLAEQRPRVRGQFVRKTADATNDNDTKNVEDS from the exons ATGCTTTTAACTACATTCCCCTGTgagtgtttttcttttgttgttgcaGTGATGTCGTCTCATGACTCAATGGGGCTGATCTTTAAATGCTTATCAAAAGGAGCGGTTGACTTTCTCGTTAAGCCTATAAGAAAAAATGAGCTTAAAATCCTTTGGCAACATGTTTGGAGAAGATGTCAAAGT TCAAGTGGCAGTGGAAGTGAAAGTGGAACTCATCAAACTCAAAAGTCCGTGAAATCCAAGAATATTATAAAATCTGACAACGATTCAGGACACAGTGGTGAGAATGAGAATGGGAGCATTGGCCTGAACGCTAGTGATGGAAGTAGTGATGGGAGTGGTGCTCAG AGCTCTTGGACAAAAAAAGCTGTGGAAGTTGATGACAGTCCACGAGCGGTGTCTCTATGGGATAGAGCTGATAGCACATGCGCACAAGTGGTACATTCAAACCCCGAGTTTCCCAATAATCACTTGGTTGCAGCACCTGCTGAGAAGGAGACTCAAGAACAGGATGAAAAAATTG AAGATGTCACAATGGGTAGAGACTTGGAGATTAGTATTCGTAGAAATGATGATCCCAAAGATGAACCCCTAACTAAAACCACTGGCATCGTGAGACAGGAGAATTCATTTGAGAAGAGCTCTAGTAAATGGAAACTGAAAGTTGGAAAAGGACCGTTGGATCTCAACAGTGAAAGTCCTTCAAGTAAACAAATGCATGAAGATGGAGGATCGGGTTTCAAAGCGTTGTCTAGCCACCTTCAAGATAACAGAGAACCGGAGGCGCCTAACCCACACTGCAAAACTTTAGATACAAGTGAAGCTGCCGTCAAAAACTCTGAAGAGCTGATGGACGTTGAACATAGTTCAAAGAGGCATCGTGGAACCAAAGATGATGGGGCAATAGTTAGAGAAGACCGCAATGTGCTGAGGCGTTCAGAGGGTTCAGCTTTCTCAAG GTATAATCCAGCCGCGAATAACAATAAGCTTCATGATAATAATTGCCAAGATATTACAAAAAAGACTGAAGCGGCATGTGATTGTCACCTGAACATGAACGAGGGTCTCCGCAATAATCATCACTCACGCGTCGGGAGCAATAACTTGGAAATGAGCTCTACGACTGGAGCTCCAAAAGTGAGCTCGGCAGGATCTTCATCAGTAAAGCACTCATCGATTCAGCCTCTTCTACCTTGTGATCATcgtaatcatcatcatcactcgTCCTATAATCCTGCTCACATCCCTGAGCAGAAGTTACCGCCCCAACGTGGATCCTCAAATGTGTACAATGAGGTGATTGAAGGTAACAACAACAATAAAGTGAATTACAGTGTGAATGGAAGTGGATCAGGAAGTGGTCACGGGAGCAATGATCCATATGGAAGCAGCAATGGGATGAATGCTGGAGGAGGGATGAATACGGGTAGTGCTAATGGTGATGGTGGTGGAAGTGGCGATGGTAGTGGAAGTGGAAGTGGAAGTGGAAGCGGGAATGTGGCAGATGAAAACAAGATGTCTCAAAGAGAAGCTGCTTTGACCAAGTTCCGTCAGAAGAGAAAAGAGAGGTGCTTCAGAAAGAAG gTACGATACCAAAGCCGGAAAAAACTAGCGGAACAACGCCCTCGTGTCCGTGGCCAGTTCGTGCGTAAAACAGCTGATGCAACGAATGATAACGACACAAAAAACGTTGAGGATAGCTGA
- the LOC103850461 gene encoding two-component response regulator-like APRR7 isoform X1: MNGDENGEGEGHSGGEDKANGVPMDVRNGAAGQGSSPGLQVPLSQQTQATVCWERFLHVRTIRVLLVENDDCTRYIVTALLRNCSYEVVEVANGVQAWKVLEDLNNHIDIVLTEVVMPYLSGVGLLCKILNHKSRRNIPVIMMSSHDSMGLIFKCLSKGAVDFLVKPIRKNELKILWQHVWRRCQSSSGSGSESGTHQTQKSVKSKNIIKSDNDSGHSGENENGSIGLNASDGSSDGSGAQSSWTKKAVEVDDSPRAVSLWDRADSTCAQVVHSNPEFPNNHLVAAPAEKETQEQDEKIEDVTMGRDLEISIRRNDDPKDEPLTKTTGIVRQENSFEKSSSKWKLKVGKGPLDLNSESPSSKQMHEDGGSGFKALSSHLQDNREPEAPNPHCKTLDTSEAAVKNSEELMDVEHSSKRHRGTKDDGAIVREDRNVLRRSEGSAFSRYNPAANNNKLHDNNCQDITKKTEAACDCHLNMNEGLRNNHHSRVGSNNLEMSSTTGAPKVSSAGSSSVKHSSIQPLLPCDHRNHHHHSSYNPAHIPEQKLPPQRGSSNVYNEVIEGNNNNKVNYSVNGSGSGSGHGSNDPYGSSNGMNAGGGMNTGSANGDGGGSGDGSGSGSGSGSGNVADENKMSQREAALTKFRQKRKERCFRKKVRYQSRKKLAEQRPRVRGQFVRKTADATNDNDTKNVEDS, translated from the exons ATGAATGGTGATGAGAACGGTGAGGGTGAGGGGCATAGTGGAGGAGAAGATAAAGCCAATGGAGTCCCTATGGATGTGAGAAATGGGGCTGCTGGCCAAGGCTCTTCGCCTGGACTGCAAGTTCCACTGTCGCAGCAAACGCAGGCCACTGTTTGTTGGGAAAGGTTTCTTCATGTCAGAACCATCAGAGTGCTTCTCGTGGAAAATGATGACTGTACTCGTTATATCGTTACTGCCCTTCTTCGTAATTGTAGCTATGAAG TTGTGGAGGTAGCGAATGGTGTACAAGCTTGGAAGGTGTTGGAAGATCTAAACAATCATATTGATATTGTGTTGACCGAGGTGGTCATGCCTTACTTATCTGGTGTCGGTCTCTTATGCAAGATTTTGAATCACAAATCTCGCCGCAACATCCCTGTCATCA TGATGTCGTCTCATGACTCAATGGGGCTGATCTTTAAATGCTTATCAAAAGGAGCGGTTGACTTTCTCGTTAAGCCTATAAGAAAAAATGAGCTTAAAATCCTTTGGCAACATGTTTGGAGAAGATGTCAAAGT TCAAGTGGCAGTGGAAGTGAAAGTGGAACTCATCAAACTCAAAAGTCCGTGAAATCCAAGAATATTATAAAATCTGACAACGATTCAGGACACAGTGGTGAGAATGAGAATGGGAGCATTGGCCTGAACGCTAGTGATGGAAGTAGTGATGGGAGTGGTGCTCAG AGCTCTTGGACAAAAAAAGCTGTGGAAGTTGATGACAGTCCACGAGCGGTGTCTCTATGGGATAGAGCTGATAGCACATGCGCACAAGTGGTACATTCAAACCCCGAGTTTCCCAATAATCACTTGGTTGCAGCACCTGCTGAGAAGGAGACTCAAGAACAGGATGAAAAAATTG AAGATGTCACAATGGGTAGAGACTTGGAGATTAGTATTCGTAGAAATGATGATCCCAAAGATGAACCCCTAACTAAAACCACTGGCATCGTGAGACAGGAGAATTCATTTGAGAAGAGCTCTAGTAAATGGAAACTGAAAGTTGGAAAAGGACCGTTGGATCTCAACAGTGAAAGTCCTTCAAGTAAACAAATGCATGAAGATGGAGGATCGGGTTTCAAAGCGTTGTCTAGCCACCTTCAAGATAACAGAGAACCGGAGGCGCCTAACCCACACTGCAAAACTTTAGATACAAGTGAAGCTGCCGTCAAAAACTCTGAAGAGCTGATGGACGTTGAACATAGTTCAAAGAGGCATCGTGGAACCAAAGATGATGGGGCAATAGTTAGAGAAGACCGCAATGTGCTGAGGCGTTCAGAGGGTTCAGCTTTCTCAAG GTATAATCCAGCCGCGAATAACAATAAGCTTCATGATAATAATTGCCAAGATATTACAAAAAAGACTGAAGCGGCATGTGATTGTCACCTGAACATGAACGAGGGTCTCCGCAATAATCATCACTCACGCGTCGGGAGCAATAACTTGGAAATGAGCTCTACGACTGGAGCTCCAAAAGTGAGCTCGGCAGGATCTTCATCAGTAAAGCACTCATCGATTCAGCCTCTTCTACCTTGTGATCATcgtaatcatcatcatcactcgTCCTATAATCCTGCTCACATCCCTGAGCAGAAGTTACCGCCCCAACGTGGATCCTCAAATGTGTACAATGAGGTGATTGAAGGTAACAACAACAATAAAGTGAATTACAGTGTGAATGGAAGTGGATCAGGAAGTGGTCACGGGAGCAATGATCCATATGGAAGCAGCAATGGGATGAATGCTGGAGGAGGGATGAATACGGGTAGTGCTAATGGTGATGGTGGTGGAAGTGGCGATGGTAGTGGAAGTGGAAGTGGAAGTGGAAGCGGGAATGTGGCAGATGAAAACAAGATGTCTCAAAGAGAAGCTGCTTTGACCAAGTTCCGTCAGAAGAGAAAAGAGAGGTGCTTCAGAAAGAAG gTACGATACCAAAGCCGGAAAAAACTAGCGGAACAACGCCCTCGTGTCCGTGGCCAGTTCGTGCGTAAAACAGCTGATGCAACGAATGATAACGACACAAAAAACGTTGAGGATAGCTGA